The proteins below come from a single Vampirovibrionales bacterium genomic window:
- a CDS encoding helix-turn-helix transcriptional regulator codes for MAQVATRLGVHRSQVLRIERGEAVPSPKLIERICIETGGHVRPEDFFDLPAIPAGDAA; via the coding sequence ATGGCGCAAGTCGCAACAAGGCTTGGGGTCCATCGGAGTCAAGTGCTTCGCATCGAGCGCGGCGAAGCCGTGCCGTCGCCGAAGCTTATTGAGCGCATTTGCATCGAAACCGGCGGTCATGTTCGGCCGGAAGACTTTTTCGACCTGCCCGCCATTCCTGCTGGAGACGCAGCATGA
- a CDS encoding pentapeptide repeat-containing protein — protein MTITSADLPAILAAHGKWRRGEAGGAVADLSEADLSGADLTGAYLSEADLRRADLTGANLSEADLRRADLTGAYLSEADLSGADLTGAYLSEADLRRADLTGANLSEADLRRADLTGADLTGANLPAFQVPQEGSLIVWKAICGGIAKLEVPAGAKRTACLINRKCRAEFVRTLELVIAGQPEATSAPGRNDEKTAYTIGEITRPDSYDDDIRVDCTHGIHFFLTKDEAEK, from the coding sequence ATGACCATCACATCAGCAGACTTGCCGGCCATTCTTGCGGCGCATGGAAAGTGGCGCCGCGGAGAAGCGGGCGGTGCCGTGGCGGACCTGAGCGAGGCGGACCTGAGCGGGGCGGACCTGACCGGGGCGTACCTGAGCGAGGCGGACCTGCGCAGGGCGGACCTGACCGGGGCGAACCTGAGCGAGGCGGACCTGCGCAGGGCGGACCTGACCGGGGCGTACCTGAGCGAGGCGGACCTGAGCGGGGCGGACCTGACCGGGGCGTACCTGAGCGAGGCGGACCTGCGCAGGGCGGACCTGACCGGGGCGAACCTGAGCGAGGCGGACCTGCGCAGGGCGGACCTGACCGGGGCGGACCTGACCGGGGCGAACCTGCCTGCGTTCCAAGTCCCTCAAGAAGGCTCTTTGATTGTCTGGAAAGCCATCTGCGGCGGGATCGCAAAGTTGGAAGTCCCGGCCGGCGCCAAGCGCACAGCATGCTTGATTAACCGGAAATGCCGCGCCGAGTTCGTGCGGACGCTGGAGCTTGTCATCGCCGGCCAGCCGGAAGCGACTTCGGCGCCCGGCCGTAACGACGAAAAGACGGCATACACCATCGGCGAGATCACGCGGCCGGATAGCTACGACGACGATATCCGCGTCGATTGCACGCACGGGATTCATTTCTTTTTAACCAAGGACGAGGCGGAGAAGTAG
- a CDS encoding helicase, protein MTEAWAKDDAMATYHEACRLAADGHEGVREWFGGAKSKYAAFLDSKRPAHVATGLTRTPELADWLLPIQAATAEFALHRGRAGAFLSTGLGKTGVQLEFSRHAADATNGRALILTPLAVAMQFEREGTSRGYDARVIRSMADVRDGLSICNYDRIEKIDPDAFGSVCIDEGSAIKAFGGKTTRLLTSAFAGHRFRLSATATPAPNDHMELGTQSEFLGVLDYREMLSRWFVNDTSTASQKWRLKGHAVSAFWDWVASWARMAVMPSDMGFSDDGYELPPLKIIRHKPAIAAIKPKDGELFAAATSATSMFAAKRQTSDARADLVAGLVHGEPGEAWVCWCNTDDEAKKLMARIPGAVEVRGSMRIEDKESAIAAFIDRQARVLVTKPGICGHGLNLQHCARTAFIGRTFSYEEWFQAVKRFHRFGQKREVHAHLIVDESERQADDVLARKEADHKRMQAEMAAAMARNRSASSCAMAEYTPTHYGRLPSWIAR, encoded by the coding sequence GTGACCGAAGCATGGGCGAAAGACGACGCGATGGCGACGTACCACGAAGCCTGCAGGCTAGCGGCTGACGGGCACGAGGGGGTGCGGGAGTGGTTCGGCGGCGCGAAGTCGAAGTACGCGGCGTTCTTGGACAGCAAGCGCCCGGCGCACGTGGCAACAGGTCTTACACGCACGCCGGAACTTGCGGATTGGCTGCTCCCGATCCAAGCCGCGACGGCGGAGTTTGCTTTGCACCGCGGGCGGGCCGGCGCCTTTCTTTCGACCGGCCTCGGAAAGACTGGCGTCCAGCTAGAATTTAGCCGGCACGCGGCTGATGCCACGAACGGCCGGGCACTTATCCTAACCCCGCTGGCCGTCGCCATGCAGTTTGAGCGCGAAGGGACATCGCGAGGATATGACGCCCGCGTGATCCGCAGCATGGCAGACGTGCGCGACGGCCTGAGCATCTGCAATTACGACCGCATCGAGAAGATTGACCCCGACGCGTTCGGGTCAGTGTGCATAGACGAAGGGTCCGCTATCAAGGCTTTCGGCGGGAAAACCACCCGCCTGCTGACATCAGCATTTGCTGGGCATCGGTTCCGCTTGTCCGCGACCGCGACGCCGGCGCCCAACGATCATATGGAGCTAGGCACTCAGTCTGAGTTCCTCGGCGTGCTCGACTATCGAGAGATGCTGTCTCGGTGGTTTGTCAACGACACCAGCACAGCTTCACAGAAATGGCGGCTCAAGGGGCACGCTGTTTCGGCATTTTGGGATTGGGTCGCATCGTGGGCTCGCATGGCTGTGATGCCGAGCGACATGGGGTTCTCTGACGACGGATACGAACTGCCCCCGCTGAAGATTATCCGCCATAAGCCGGCGATCGCTGCAATCAAGCCAAAGGACGGCGAGCTCTTCGCGGCAGCAACAAGTGCGACTTCAATGTTCGCAGCAAAGCGGCAGACATCCGATGCGCGTGCGGACCTGGTTGCCGGCCTAGTGCACGGCGAGCCGGGTGAGGCATGGGTTTGCTGGTGCAATACCGACGACGAGGCAAAGAAGCTGATGGCCAGAATACCGGGCGCCGTCGAGGTGCGCGGGTCAATGCGGATCGAAGACAAGGAATCGGCGATCGCCGCGTTCATTGATCGCCAAGCCCGCGTTTTGGTCACCAAGCCCGGCATTTGCGGCCACGGGCTTAACCTCCAGCACTGCGCCCGCACGGCCTTTATCGGCCGGACATTCAGCTACGAGGAATGGTTTCAGGCGGTGAAGCGGTTTCACCGGTTCGGCCAGAAACGCGAGGTGCACGCGCATCTCATCGTTGATGAAAGTGAGCGCCAAGCAGACGATGTGCTCGCTCGAAAAGAGGCCGATCACAAGCGCATGCAGGCGGAAATGGCCGCAGCGATGGCGCGCAACAGATCCGCATCATCGTGCGCAATGGCCGAATATACCCCCACTCATTACGGGAGATTGCCATCATGGATTGCTCGATGA
- a CDS encoding DUF1353 domain-containing protein codes for MRLRNVRIEGDFDSIPIPGDDEHRLTARAVWIAWEWRTDGDDAWRSERLMIPDHTRWDGASRPGIVGWLVPRWGVFSAASLGHDYAFRHRPFLSNGQRISRKHTDLLFLALMRRLASERVTGGWKAAAQLWLAEVMYRAVRWFGESTWDKHDAEFAS; via the coding sequence GTGCGACTTCGTAACGTCCGCATCGAAGGCGACTTCGACAGCATTCCGATCCCCGGCGATGACGAGCACCGGTTGACCGCGCGTGCTGTGTGGATCGCATGGGAATGGCGGACGGACGGTGATGACGCGTGGCGCAGCGAGCGGCTGATGATCCCCGATCATACCCGATGGGATGGCGCGTCGCGGCCGGGCATCGTCGGCTGGCTGGTGCCGCGCTGGGGCGTGTTCTCTGCCGCCTCGCTCGGGCACGATTATGCGTTCCGACATCGCCCGTTTCTGTCGAATGGCCAGCGCATCAGCCGCAAGCACACGGACTTGCTGTTCCTGGCACTGATGCGGCGCCTTGCCTCGGAGCGGGTCACGGGCGGATGGAAAGCGGCGGCGCAGCTCTGGCTCGCCGAGGTCATGTACCGCGCTGTTCGCTGGTTCGGCGAGAGCACATGGGACAAGCACGACGCAGAGTTTGCATCGTGA
- a CDS encoding YqaJ viral recombinase family protein yields the protein MGAVMTITHYPDLLQISEEWFAARCGMLTASEMKHIITPTGTPAKNEKMRAHAYELLAQRLTKYVEPAYVSDDMLRGHEDEIDARLLYSQKYAPVQEMGFIVRDFGDFKIGYSPDGMVGDDGLIEIKSRRQKLQIETICYAGVPREHMVQLQTGLLVSGREWVDYVSYSGGLPMAVYRVDADDAMQAAILAAAEVFEDFIVSADYTFRCQVETRRFHPTARKTETEMVI from the coding sequence ATGGGTGCTGTGATGACCATTACCCACTACCCCGACCTGCTGCAAATCTCGGAAGAATGGTTTGCCGCTCGCTGCGGCATGCTCACAGCATCGGAGATGAAGCACATCATCACGCCCACCGGGACGCCCGCGAAGAACGAGAAGATGCGGGCGCATGCGTACGAGCTCCTGGCGCAACGGCTAACTAAATACGTCGAGCCGGCGTATGTCAGCGACGACATGCTGCGCGGCCACGAAGACGAGATCGATGCGCGGCTGCTGTACTCTCAGAAGTATGCGCCGGTTCAGGAAATGGGATTCATCGTCCGCGACTTCGGCGACTTCAAGATTGGCTATTCGCCCGATGGCATGGTCGGCGATGACGGCTTGATCGAGATCAAGAGCCGGCGCCAGAAGCTGCAGATTGAGACCATTTGCTATGCCGGTGTTCCTCGCGAGCACATGGTGCAACTGCAGACTGGCCTTCTCGTGTCTGGGCGCGAGTGGGTCGATTACGTCAGCTATTCCGGCGGGTTGCCGATGGCCGTTTATCGGGTCGATGCCGACGATGCCATGCAGGCTGCAATCCTGGCAGCGGCCGAGGTGTTCGAAGACTTCATAGTCTCGGCGGACTACACGTTCCGATGCCAAGTGGAGACGCGCCGGTTCCACCCAACCGCGCGCAAGACAGAAACGGAAATGGTGATTTGA